In Clostridium sp., one DNA window encodes the following:
- the ychF gene encoding redox-regulated ATPase YchF, whose translation MKLGIVGLPNVGKSTLFNAITQAGAESANYPFCTIEPNVGVVSVPDSRLDTLEKMYKSQKKVYTAIEFYDIAGLVKGASKGEGLGNKFLSHIREVEAIVHVVRCFEDENIVHVDGSIDPIRDIETINLELIFSDMEVMDRRIEKIVKLAKSGADKNAKSEYELMLKVKKHLEDGNPVRTLELTEDESLKVKGYFLLTTKPVLYVANISEDDLISGNDDNEFVKKVQDYAKSENAEVITISAKIEEELSSLEEDEKSEMLKEYGLNEAGLDKLISASYKLLGLISFLTAGEKEVRAWTIKKGTKAPQAAGKIHSDIEKGFIRAEVISYEKLIESGSETSAKEKGYFRLEGKDYVMEDGDVVNFRFNV comes from the coding sequence ATGAAACTTGGAATTGTAGGTTTGCCAAATGTTGGCAAAAGCACTTTGTTTAATGCAATAACACAGGCTGGTGCAGAGTCTGCCAACTATCCTTTTTGTACTATAGAACCAAATGTCGGCGTAGTGAGTGTACCTGACAGCAGACTTGACACCCTGGAAAAGATGTACAAATCTCAGAAAAAGGTTTATACTGCCATAGAATTCTACGATATTGCAGGTCTTGTAAAGGGAGCCAGCAAAGGTGAAGGTCTCGGGAATAAATTTTTATCACATATAAGGGAGGTTGAGGCAATTGTTCATGTTGTGAGATGCTTTGAAGATGAAAACATAGTACATGTAGATGGTTCCATAGACCCTATCCGTGATATCGAAACCATAAATCTTGAACTCATATTCTCCGATATGGAAGTAATGGACAGGAGAATAGAAAAAATTGTAAAGCTTGCAAAAAGCGGTGCAGATAAAAATGCAAAGTCAGAATATGAATTGATGCTCAAGGTAAAAAAACATCTGGAAGATGGCAATCCTGTGAGAACCCTGGAACTTACAGAAGACGAATCCCTCAAGGTAAAAGGATATTTTCTTCTCACTACCAAACCTGTACTATATGTGGCCAATATATCAGAAGACGATTTGATTTCCGGAAATGATGACAATGAATTTGTGAAAAAAGTACAGGACTATGCCAAATCTGAAAACGCAGAGGTTATAACCATATCTGCAAAAATTGAAGAAGAACTCTCCTCCCTTGAAGAAGATGAAAAATCTGAAATGCTCAAGGAATACGGGTTAAATGAAGCCGGACTTGATAAATTAATAAGTGCAAGCTATAAACTTCTTGGACTTATAAGCTTTTTAACTGCCGGTGAAAAAGAAGTACGGGCATGGACAATAAAAAAAGGTACAAAAGCTCCCCAGGCAGCCGGCAAAATACATTCAGATATAGAAAAGGGATTTATAAGAGCTGAAGTCATATCCTATGAAAAATTAATAGAATCCGGTTCAGAAACTTCTGCAAAGGAAAAAGGATACTTCAGACTTGAAGGAAAAGATTATGTAATGGAAGACGGGGACGTAGTAAATTTCAGATTTAATGTATAA
- a CDS encoding cell division protein FtsL, whose product MNENKMTNGNNAINPEYESYESAEQYGKIKTRKKRKSKWNKLKVLRNIAIIFVAGVVLIARYSIIYNMQQELSLTQTRVNELSRENENLTVDLVKYNNLQYIEDNAVKKLHMSEPEKSFAVYADLNKPIVKDEASQKNNKKINSILDMIKQFKWR is encoded by the coding sequence ATGAACGAAAACAAAATGACAAACGGAAACAATGCAATAAATCCTGAATATGAATCCTATGAATCTGCTGAACAGTACGGAAAAATCAAGACAAGAAAGAAAAGAAAAAGTAAGTGGAACAAGTTGAAGGTGCTTAGGAATATTGCCATAATTTTTGTGGCGGGAGTAGTGCTTATTGCAAGATATTCGATTATATATAATATGCAGCAGGAATTGAGCTTAACCCAGACCAGAGTTAATGAACTGAGCAGAGAAAATGAAAATCTTACGGTAGATCTGGTGAAATACAACAATCTTCAATACATAGAAGATAATGCAGTAAAAAAACTTCATATGTCAGAGCCTGAGAAAAGTTTTGCAGTATATGCTGATCTGAACAAGCCTATTGTAAAAGATGAAGCATCTCAAAAAAATAATAAAAAAATCAACAGCATTTTGGATATGATCAAGCAATTTAAATGGAGGTAA
- the mraZ gene encoding division/cell wall cluster transcriptional repressor MraZ: protein MFIGEYEHCLDSKNRIIIPSKFRQDLGNSFIITKGLDKCLYVYTTDQWKILEDKLEKLPLTNKSARAFVRFFFSGANELSIDKQGRVLVPQSLLEYASIEKEVVSIGVSNRIEIWSKINWIEYNNSNIDFDDIAEQMSQLGI, encoded by the coding sequence ATGTTTATAGGTGAATACGAACACTGCCTTGACAGTAAAAATAGAATAATTATACCCTCGAAATTCAGACAGGATCTTGGAAATAGTTTTATAATAACAAAGGGTCTGGATAAATGTCTCTATGTGTATACTACAGATCAATGGAAAATATTAGAAGATAAGCTTGAAAAACTGCCACTTACCAACAAGAGTGCGAGAGCTTTTGTGAGATTTTTCTTTTCAGGAGCGAATGAACTCAGCATAGACAAGCAAGGTAGAGTACTTGTGCCCCAGTCCCTTCTGGAATATGCTTCTATAGAAAAAGAAGTGGTGAGTATAGGGGTATCAAATAGAATTGAAATATGGAGCAAGATTAACTGGATTGAGTATAATAATTCCAATATAGATTTTGATGATATAGCTGAACAGATGAGTCAGCTTGGAATATAG
- the rsmH gene encoding 16S rRNA (cytosine(1402)-N(4))-methyltransferase RsmH — protein MEFKHVPVLLKETIDGLNIKDGGTYVDCTLGGGGHSNEILKRIGGDGRLVGIDQDREAIEASKERFKQYSNVTYVHDNFYNIENILDELGIENIDGVLMDLGVSSYQLDNAERGFSYMKDAPLDMRMDPDGSLTAYDIVNNYDMDAITRIIKDYGEDRFSRRIARYIVESRQKSPIETTFQLVDIIKKAVPMRFQKDGHPAKRTFQAIRIEVNSELKILDTAVENSVKRLKIGGRIAVITFHSLEDRKIKTKFKQLENPCTCPPDFPVCVCGKVPILKIVNKKPILPGEDEMAVNSRSRSAKLRVGKRI, from the coding sequence ATGGAATTTAAGCACGTGCCTGTACTTTTGAAAGAAACAATAGACGGACTGAATATAAAAGATGGTGGTACATATGTGGACTGCACCTTAGGCGGTGGAGGACACTCAAATGAGATATTGAAGAGAATAGGCGGGGATGGAAGGCTTGTTGGAATTGATCAGGACAGGGAAGCAATAGAAGCTTCAAAAGAAAGATTCAAGCAATACAGCAATGTAACTTATGTTCATGACAATTTTTACAATATAGAGAATATACTGGATGAACTGGGCATTGAGAACATAGATGGAGTACTGATGGATCTGGGAGTTTCTTCCTATCAGCTGGACAATGCGGAGAGAGGCTTCAGCTATATGAAAGATGCACCTCTTGACATGAGAATGGATCCAGATGGAAGTTTGACTGCCTATGATATAGTGAACAACTATGATATGGATGCCATAACGAGGATAATAAAGGATTATGGAGAAGATAGATTTTCAAGAAGAATAGCCAGGTATATAGTTGAGTCAAGGCAAAAGTCACCTATCGAAACTACGTTCCAGCTGGTGGATATAATAAAAAAGGCAGTGCCGATGAGGTTCCAGAAGGACGGACATCCTGCAAAGAGAACCTTTCAGGCCATAAGAATAGAAGTAAACAGTGAACTTAAAATACTGGACACTGCAGTTGAAAATAGTGTAAAAAGGCTTAAAATCGGAGGAAGAATAGCAGTTATAACCTTTCATTCTCTTGAAGACAGGAAGATAAAGACAAAATTCAAACAGCTTGAAAACCCGTGCACATGTCCTCCTGACTTTCCCGTATGCGTGTGCGGAAAAGTTCCCATTTTAAAAATTGTCAACAAAAAGCCTATACTGCCCGGAGAAGATGAAATGGCGGTGAACAGCAGGAGCAGAAGTGCCAAGCTGAGGGTTGGAAAGAGAATTTAG
- a CDS encoding stage V sporulation protein D: MSTNKYRDKVITRKRMVIIFCFLFITFFLLVGRMFYIMIYKSPQYKATAVEQWTSDVKIDAKRGRILDRNGNELAVSANVYRVDLDMNALRDTMKDKKLSKDKVASMLSSALSMEKGDILKVLDKKLPGGLPLAAATLKRRIEKEEADKIRSLNLNGVLVSADTKRYYPNDNFLAHVLGHTNSDGVGLTGIELYYNKELSGTPGRRIAETDSKSKDLPYTISEFTKPVDGKDVELTIDSMIQHFAEKTAEQALKDNKAKAVSIVVMNPNNGEVLAMVNKPDYNPNDPWIEGKTYDELQKSWRNRAVSDTFEPGSIFKVVTADTALETNSVDVDKDTFVCDGSITIGNRTIHCWKSTGHGTQKFPDILKNSCNVGFAQLGKMIGKDKLNAYIQKFGFGQKTGIDLPGEAKGIIKSTKDISDIDLATISFGQANTVTMVQYLRAFNTVANGGYLITPHLMKEIGHYDENKNQEVVDSKYDLSGKNKQKIIDSSKAAQLRGYLERVVSDGGGKNAFIDGYHIAGKTGTAQKAGVGGYQSGKYIASFAGMAPSSNPKITLLVSIDEPDPSNYYAAQTAAPAAKQLFLDIFNYLAMKSDASSEEIARSMLKNVVVPDVRGMKVSDAESTLKKMNLVPESDDKGEYVVDMNPKPGYTIKEGSKVLLYTSQSQDYNRVVTVPDVQGMSPDNVVSVFNTLGLKAQFDGNGMADEQSIEPGKEVQKGTVINIHTEILGD, translated from the coding sequence TTGTCTACAAATAAATACAGGGACAAGGTTATAACTAGAAAGAGAATGGTGATTATATTTTGTTTTCTTTTTATAACTTTTTTTTTACTGGTTGGCAGGATGTTTTACATAATGATCTATAAATCACCTCAATACAAGGCTACGGCCGTAGAACAATGGACGAGTGATGTTAAGATAGATGCAAAAAGAGGAAGAATTCTGGACAGGAATGGGAATGAACTGGCGGTAAGTGCCAATGTCTATAGGGTGGATTTGGACATGAATGCGCTTAGGGATACCATGAAAGACAAAAAACTGTCAAAGGATAAGGTTGCGTCAATGCTGTCTTCAGCTCTTTCCATGGAAAAAGGTGACATTTTAAAGGTATTGGACAAGAAACTTCCAGGAGGACTTCCCCTTGCAGCTGCTACTTTAAAGAGAAGGATAGAGAAGGAAGAAGCTGATAAGATAAGAAGTCTTAACCTAAACGGAGTACTTGTGTCTGCGGACACGAAGAGATATTATCCCAACGACAATTTTCTCGCCCATGTGCTCGGGCATACCAATTCAGATGGAGTGGGACTTACCGGTATAGAGCTGTATTACAACAAGGAGCTTTCGGGAACACCCGGGCGTAGAATAGCGGAAACGGACAGCAAGAGCAAGGATCTGCCATATACTATATCTGAGTTTACAAAACCTGTGGATGGGAAGGATGTAGAGCTTACAATAGACAGTATGATACAGCATTTTGCAGAGAAAACAGCTGAGCAGGCATTGAAGGACAACAAGGCAAAGGCCGTAAGTATAGTTGTCATGAATCCGAACAATGGTGAAGTGCTTGCTATGGTAAACAAGCCGGATTACAATCCAAATGATCCCTGGATAGAGGGAAAAACTTATGATGAACTTCAGAAAAGCTGGAGGAACAGAGCTGTAAGTGATACTTTCGAGCCGGGATCCATATTCAAGGTAGTTACGGCTGACACGGCACTTGAAACAAATTCTGTGGATGTAGATAAAGATACCTTTGTCTGTGATGGAAGCATAACGATAGGAAATAGGACGATACACTGCTGGAAATCCACCGGTCATGGAACACAGAAGTTCCCCGACATATTGAAAAATTCATGCAATGTAGGTTTTGCACAGCTTGGAAAGATGATAGGAAAGGATAAACTTAATGCCTATATACAGAAGTTTGGCTTCGGACAGAAAACCGGAATAGATCTCCCGGGGGAGGCAAAGGGAATTATCAAGAGTACCAAGGATATAAGTGATATAGATCTGGCTACAATATCATTTGGACAGGCAAATACTGTTACTATGGTTCAGTATTTGAGGGCATTCAATACCGTTGCAAATGGAGGGTATCTGATTACACCACATTTGATGAAGGAAATAGGACATTATGATGAAAATAAAAATCAGGAAGTAGTTGACAGCAAATATGACCTGTCAGGTAAAAATAAGCAGAAGATCATAGATTCCAGCAAGGCTGCCCAGCTTAGAGGATATCTGGAGAGGGTGGTTTCAGATGGTGGAGGTAAAAATGCTTTCATAGATGGATATCATATAGCAGGAAAGACGGGAACTGCACAAAAGGCCGGTGTAGGAGGATATCAGTCAGGCAAATATATTGCTTCCTTTGCAGGAATGGCTCCCTCAAGCAATCCTAAAATTACACTGCTAGTATCCATAGATGAACCCGATCCATCCAATTACTATGCGGCACAGACTGCGGCACCTGCAGCAAAACAGCTTTTCCTTGACATATTCAACTATCTTGCAATGAAAAGTGATGCAAGTTCCGAGGAAATTGCAAGAAGCATGCTCAAAAATGTTGTTGTCCCCGATGTAAGGGGAATGAAGGTTTCGGACGCAGAAAGTACATTGAAGAAGATGAATCTTGTTCCGGAGTCCGATGACAAAGGAGAATATGTAGTTGACATGAATCCTAAGCCGGGATATACAATAAAAGAAGGCAGCAAAGTACTGCTGTATACATCACAGAGCCAGGATTACAACAGGGTGGTTACAGTTCCTGATGTTCAGGGAATGAGCCCTGATAATGTAGTAAGTGTATTCAATACACTGGGACTTAAAGCACAGTTTGATGGAAATGGAATGGCAGACGAGCAAAGCATAGAACCAGGTAAAGAGGTTCAGAAAGGTACTGTTATAAATATTCATACGGAGATACTTGGAGATTGA